The following coding sequences lie in one Phragmites australis chromosome 8, lpPhrAust1.1, whole genome shotgun sequence genomic window:
- the LOC133927672 gene encoding protein FAR1-RELATED SEQUENCE 5-like: MKKDLQNYHGSLRNLIKIRDAQMFVDTLAKKNSINSGFYFDYVVDEEGKLVHIFWADTTCRKNYSHFGELMSFDGTYNTNEYNMKFTPFTGVNHHGSCVLLGAALILDETIESYLWLFNTFLKAMGGSAPRLIITDEDASMKAAIAKVFPTTVHRLCMWHILMKFPDKVGAPVREDREFYKHLNHFIYSSETAEEFESEWAKMIMDYGLEGNEWLAYRYHIRASWIPAYFRDTFLGEILRTTSRSESANSFFKCFIGYKHTLVEFWVRFDTAVEEQRQKELIQDNASFHTLPILKTGWPIEKHGSEVLTYEIFLQFQKEVLAARDNCMVDSMSQDGCFKIYSIIDEGPKVRQVNLALTTMRAHCSCMLFQRLGYPCRHIICVLRDAKLNELPSHYVLKRWTKNCKREIVYDADGNLLEEKERACEDTEFKRMASEMHKGMEEIFHQAGDSIDTMHIVRNKFQKFMDEVKQEIPANQRSKAEEIEGFIGCDIPSQINILPPNEIHSSGRVKRIKGHFDKGGGDKKKEDAKRRKNERIPRLCGSCKELVLHDKRTCPKKKTPL, encoded by the coding sequence ATGAAGAAAGACCTGCAGAATTATCATGGTAGCTTGAGAAATTTGATAAAGATAAGAGATGCACAAATGTTTGTTGACACTCTTGCTAAAAAGAACTCCATCAATTCTGGGTTCTATTTTGACTATGTTGTTGATGAAGAGGGTAAGTTGGTACACATATTTTGGGCAGATACTACTTGCAGGAAGAACTACTCACATTTTGGGGAGTTGATGTCTTTTGATGGTACATACAACACAAACGAGTACAACATGAAGTTTACACCATTCACTGGAGTTAACCACCATGGTAGTTGTGTATTATTGGGGGCTGCATTGATTCTTGATGAGACAATAGAATCATATTTATGGTTGTTCAATACATTCTTGAAAGCAATGGGAGGGTCAGCACCCAGACTTATCATAACCGATGAAGATGCTAGCATGAAGGCGGCCATTGCCAAAGTGTTCCCAACTACCGTACATAGATTATGCATGTGGCACATATTGATGAAGTTTCCGGACAAGGTCGGTGCACCGGTGAGGGAGGACAGAGAGTTTTATAAGCATTTGAACCATTTCATATATTCCTCTGAAACAGCTGAGGAGTTTGAGTCAGAATGGGCTAAAATGATTATGGATTATGGATTGGAAGGCAATGAATGGCTAGCTTACCGGTATCACATTCGTGCATCATGGATACCAGCTTACTTCAGGGACACATTCTTGGGTGAAATTCTTAGAACAACTTCACGGTCAGAGAGTGCTAACtcttttttcaaatgttttattGGTTACAAACATACTTTGGTCGAGTTCTGGGTTCGGTTCGATACTGCAGTCGAAGAACAACGACAAAAAGAGTTGATACAAGACAATGCTAGCTTCCATACATTGCCAATACTGAAGACAGGATGGCCAATTGAGAAGCATGGTAGTGAGGTGCTGACATATGAGATATTTTTGCAGTTTCAGAAGGAGGTGTTGGCTGCCAGGGACAATTGCATGGTTGATAGCATGAGCCAAGATGGTTGTTTCAAAATATATTCCATAATTGATGAAGGACCCAAGGTAAGACAAGTCAACCTTGCGTTAACCACCATGAGGGCCCACTGCTCTTGCATGTTATTTCAAAGACTTGGTTATCCTTGCCGCCACATTATTTGTGTCCTACGAGATGCAAAATTGAATGAACTACctagtcactatgtgttgaaAAGGTGGACAAAAAATTGCAAGCGAGAGATTGTATATGATGCAGATGGGAATTTGctagaagaaaaggagagagctTGTGAGGATACTGAATTTAAACGGATGGCTTCAGAGATGCACAAGGGAATGGAAGAAATCTTCCATCAAGCCGGAGATTCCATAGACACCATGCATATTGTCAGaaataaatttcaaaagttTATGGATGAAGTCAAACAAGAGATTCCAGCCAATCAACGAAGCAAAGCTGAAGAAATAGAAGGTTTCATTGGCTGTGATATTCCTTCCCAAATTAACATATTGCCACCAAATGAGATTCACTCTAGTGGGAGAGTCAAGAGAATTAAGGGACACtttgacaaaggaggagggGACAAGAAAAAGGAGGATGCTAAGAGAAGGAAAAATGAGAGGATTCCACGCTTATGCGGTTCATGCAAGGAGCTTGTGCTACATGATAAACGTACTTGCCCGAAAAAGAAGACACCTCTGTGA
- the LOC133925891 gene encoding WRKY transcription factor 22-like, with product MEGDLGWCSSSGGGSSNNWDLHAVVRFASGRVTPSPPSDDSFSCLPPPQPQMDESIDAAAWQTLPAEPGVDDLCQALFTAPKPETPQPSSTQNEELPQRQADEPPAKPRTSGSGGGGGPTRSKRKSKKSQVNKEVTRVPAGVPSQDLWAWRKYGQKPIKGSPYPRGYYRCSTDKDCKARKQVERCRTDPTTLIVTYTGGEHSHPIPLHRNSLAGTTRNKPQPPSHSQAEELPQPQAAPSASAGLSPAKTMQQGSPSESASAGMTPTTPLRSPSVEYEDDEDAADAVRLLLEDSEIAAADDTLLFLKSDDPAPGPVGGGCDDVMLFPKTDEPVPALVNGGGCEDAMPFPKPDEPPPHTTSSSRTDSGAGAASVMNILEKFSVSSLSAWEATDAESSWYC from the exons ATGGAGGGCGATCTTGGGTGGtgcagcagcagcggcggcggcagcagcaacaACTGGGACCTGCACGCCGTCGTGCGCTTCGCTTCTGGCCGCGTCACCCCGTCGCCGCCCTCAGACGACTCCTTCTCCTGTCTTCCCCCGCCGCAGCCGCAGATGGACGAGTCAATCGACGCTGCCGCTTGGCAGACGCTCCCTGCCGAGCCAGGCGTCGACGACCTCTGCCAGGCCTTGTTCACAGCGCCGAAGCCTGAGACGCCGCAGCCATCGTCGACACAAAACGAAGAGCTGCCCCAACGGCAGGCCGACGAGCCACCGGCCAAGCCACGAACTTCCGgtagcggtggcggcggcgggccgactCGATCCAAGAGAAA GAGCAAGAAGAGCCAGGTGAACAAGGAGGTGACACGGGTGCCGGCGGGCGTGCCGTCGCAGGACCTGTGGGCGTGGCGCAAGTACGGGCAGAAGCCGATCAAGGGGTCGCCTTACCCGCGCGGCTACTACCGGTGCAGCACGGACAAGGATTGCAAGGCACGGAAGCAGGTGGAGCGCTGCCGCACCGACCCGACCACCCTCATCGTCACCTACACTGGCGGCGAACACAGCCACCCCATCCCGCTCCACCGCAACTCCCTTGCCGGCACCACGCGCAACAAGCCGCAGCCGCCGTCCCACTCCCAGGCCGAGGAGCTTCCGCAGCCGCAGGCTGCGCCGTCCGCGTCTGCCGGGCTGTCGCCGGCCAAGACCATGCAGCAGGGCTCGCCGTCCGAGTCCGCTTCAGCCGGGATGACGCCCACCACTCCGCTGCGTTCGCCGTCCGTCGAGTACGAGGACGATGAGGACGCCGCCGATGCCGTCAGGCTGCTCCTCGAGGACTCGGAGATAGCAGCCGCGGACGACACCCTGCTATTCCTCAAGTCCGATGACCCCGCTCCGGGTCCGGTCGGCGGGGGCTGCGATGACGTCATGCTGTTCCCGAAGACCGACGAGCCTGTTCCGGCTCTGGTCAACGGCGGCGGCTGCGAGGACGCCATGCCATTCCCCAAGCCCGACGAGCCACCACCACACACGACGAGCAGCAGCAGAACGGACAGTGGCGCCGGGGCGGCCTCGGTCATGAACATCCTCGAGAAGTTCTCGGTCTCGAGCCTCTCGGCGTGGGAGGCAACGGATGCGGAGAGCAGCTGGTACTGCTGA